The genome window GCGAGGAAGTCGTCGCTGAGCGCGTCATGGAGCCGGTATTCCCGTCGGACCATGGACACGAGTTCGATCTCTGCGCCGGCGAGGTCGATGGTCGCCGGAATGCACCAGAGGTTGGGGTTCTCTGCATTCTGCTGGAGGGTCTCGGCCGGCTGTTTTTGCCCGATGAGCATTTCATAGCTGGACGGAGTGCCCAGCCGGTGTTCGGCGTTGCAGGCGGTGGAGGCGTTCCCCTGAGGATCGAGGTCCACGACGAGCACCTTGAGCCCGTGAAGGGCGAGCGTCCAGGCGAAGTTGACCGTTGACGTGGTCTTACCGACGCCGCCCTTCTGGTTCGCGATGGTGATGCGACGCGGACGATCCGGGCGGGGGAGGGTCAGGTTCCCGGGATTCTGGACGATGGAGGCGCGACGGGCGGCCTCGGCGATCGGGGTCTCGTCCCAGTCAGCTGGACTCATGGAGTTCCTCTTCTTCGTGCATCTACGTCTGCTGCCATCGGGCGTCGTCGGACACGCACCGCGGCGTTCCCCTCGGTTACCGGACCCAGCCTAGTCCGCCCCTGCCCCGGCGACAACGGCAACCGGGACCGTAAGCGGTCACCGGTTTCACGTGAAACGGTCAGCGCAGGCGCTCGACGTCGGCGACGTAGGTGGGTTCCTCCAGGACATCGCCCCCGACGGTCAGCACCCGCCCGGCGGAACCACCGGCCTTGGCGATCTCCGCGGCATCCCGGGTGAATTCTTCGGCCACGCTGGATCCCTTGAGGGCGCGGACCACGCCTCCCACCCGTGCCAACGGCAGGGACCAGCCCATCAGTCGACCGATGGGGGCGACCGCGCGGGAGGTCACCACGTCAGCGCCACCCACGGTTTTCACGATGCCCTTCTCTTCTGCCCGGCCGCGGTAGACCTCGACATTGTCCAGGCCCAGATCACTGACCACCTCAGTGAGGAAGGTGGTGCGGCGCAACAGGGGCTCGACGAGCTGAACCTGCAGGTCCGGGCGTGCGATCGCCAGCGGAATCCCGGGCAGTCCGGCCCCGGAGCCGATGTCGACCACCCGGGCTCCCTCGTCGATGACCTCCCCGATCACCGCACTGTTGAGAATGTGCCGGTCCCACAGCCGACCGACCTCCCGGGGCCCGATGAGCCCGCGGACCACACCGGCGTCCGCCAGCCAGGCGGCGTAACGCACCGCGAGGTCAAGGCGGTCGCCG of Corynebacterium terpenotabidum Y-11 contains these proteins:
- the rsmG gene encoding 16S rRNA (guanine(527)-N(7))-methyltransferase RsmG, translated to MTEPASSPVVPEPPAAAARVFGDRLDLAVRYAAWLADAGVVRGLIGPREVGRLWDRHILNSAVIGEVIDEGARVVDIGSGAGLPGIPLAIARPDLQVQLVEPLLRRTTFLTEVVSDLGLDNVEVYRGRAEEKGIVKTVGGADVVTSRAVAPIGRLMGWSLPLARVGGVVRALKGSSVAEEFTRDAAEIAKAGGSAGRVLTVGGDVLEEPTYVADVERLR